From Aspergillus fumigatus Af293 chromosome 5, whole genome shotgun sequence, a single genomic window includes:
- a CDS encoding putative MFS multidrug transporter codes for MTVAQGPGGTSPPPQRERPDIDEDTPLLKTKSSHLRLYSDAGSYSALDESADAGSTSTAFPAEDEEALLNLARVSSLPQGPDIEPSLEHIPPAPIADKGASADPEHCSARRKDDYASRFIGVSPMRFWLIFSGILLGYVIGFFDSTLMASSHPVITSHFHASNSASWLSTAFLLTSTAFLPLFGRISDTFGRKPVYLFAIAVFFVTTAWCAAAQSIGSFIAARAVCGLGAGGVFSMGMILSSDLVRIEYRGLYQSYINLVLGVGGCLGLAFGGFLCDHVGWRGAFLVQLPFIFVYFIVAAWTTPADLGLKRAKADRMSVPQLIKSIDLTGSFILVVTVTALILGLNLGGNVFAWTHPLIISSLALSIVLAMVFVRYERNVERAVMPISLLSKQPRASIIFGNFFGSISINTMIFNAPLYFQAVKLASPTDSGLRLVAATLAVTVSSVSTGFLITWTKRLKPTMLVGGLFLLIGGCAAALIGKDTPDLIAMICVSLSSLGQGFSFPTLMVSVLATSAQEEQAVATTTLGLFRNLGSVMGVATSSWIFQNTLVYQLDELVTSPDKESVILLARKSVQAIANLDPMHQQQVIEAYAAALRVTFFSAAIWGAIMFMMHIRIRLPRLGTKASS; via the exons ATGACCGTCGCTCAAGGCCCAGGCGGAACATCACCGCCTCCACAGCGAGAGCGCCCTGACATTGATGAAGACACTCCTCTGCTCAAGACAAAATCTTCACACCTACGTTTGTACTCAGATGCCGGGAGTTATTCAGCGTTAGACGAAAGCGCCGATGCGGGCTCGACATCGACTGCTTTCccagcagaggatgaggaagctcTTCTCAACCTCGCCAGAGTCAGTTCGTTACCTCAAGGTCCTGATATCGAACCGAGCCTCGAGCATATTCCTCCTGCCCCTATCGCGGATAAAGGGGCTTCCGCAGACCCAGAACACTGCTCAGCGCGTCGAAAAGATGATTATGCCTCCCGATTTATTGGCGTGTCGCCCATGCGCTTCTGGCTCATTTTCTCTGGGATTCTATTGGGTTATGTGATCGGATTCTTTGACTCGACCTTAATGGCCTCTAGCCACCCCGTCATCACGTCGCACTTTCACGCCTCGAACTCTGCATCTTGGCTCTCGActgcttttcttttgactTCGACTGCCTTCCTTCCGCTTTTTGGGCGCATCTCGGATACGTTCGGCCGAAAACCAGTCTATCTCTTTGCCATTGCTGTTTTCTTCGTGACCACAGCATGGTGTGCGGCCGCGCAAAGTATCGGAAGTTTCATCGCTGCTCGTGCTGTCTGTGGGCTCGGAGCTGGTGGTGTTTTCTCGATGGGGATGATCTTGTCTAGTGACCTTGTACGTATCGAGTACCGAGGGTTGTATCAGTCCTATATCAATCTCGTCCTCGGAGTTGGGGGCTGCCTTGGGCTTGCTTTTGGCGGCTTCCTGTGTGATCATGTTGGGTGGAGAGGTGCGTTCCTCGTGCAGCTGCCGTTCATCTTCGTTTACTTCATCGTCGCAGCTTGGACAACGCCAGCAGACCTAGGGCTGAAGAGAGCCAAAGCGGATCGGATGAGCGTGCCTCAATTGATCAAGAGCATCGATTTGACAGGGTCCTTCATCCTTGTGGTTACGGTGACGGCTTTGATCTTGGGTCTCAACCTAGGTGGTAATGTGTTCGCATGGACTCACCCCCTCATTATATCGTCGCTAGCCTTATCAATTGTTCTAGCCATGGTCTTTGTGCGATATGAACGGAACGTTGAACGGGCTGTGATGCCAATCTCACTTCTGTCAAAGCAACCTCGTGCAAGCATCATTTTCGGAAATTTCTTTGGGTCAATCTCGATCAACACCATGATCTTCAATGCTCCGCTGTATTTCCAGGCGGTCAAATTGGCAAGTCCTACCGATTCTGGTCTCAGATTGGTCGCTGCTACTCTCGCTGTCACAGTTTCTAGCGTGTCGACCGGCTTCTTGATCACTTGGACCAAGCGTCTCAAGCCCACAATGCTCGTTGgcggcctcttcctcttgatCGGAGGCTGTGCTGCGGCTTTGATTGGTAAAGACACTCCTGACTTGATCGCGATGATTTGTGTCTCCCTGTCTAGTCTCGGCCAGGGTTTCTCCTTTCCCACTCTCATGGTATCCGTACTGGCTACAAGCGCACAGGAAGAGCAGGCTGTAGCTACGACAACTCTGGGCCTCTTTAGAAACCTGGGGTCAGTCATGGGTGTGGCGACGAGCAGCTGGATATTCCAGAATACACTTGTGTATCAGCTCGACGAACTGGTGACCTCTCCCGATAAAGAAAGCGTCATTCTTCTCGCTCGCAAATCGGTTCAAGCTATTGCTAACCTGGATCCAATGCATCAGCAGCAAG TTATTGAGGCATATGCTGCAGCTCTGCGTGTGACCTTCTTTTCCGCAGCCATCTGGGGAGCGATCATGTTCATGATGCACATCCGTATTCGCTTGCCTAGGTTAGGTACCAAGGCCTCATCCTAG
- a CDS encoding DNA-directed RNA polymerase core subunit RPB8, with amino-acid sequence MSDPLLFDDTFTITAINSQKYDRVSRLSCTSSDSVTTFTLDINSELYPCAVGESVSMALASTLSLDGKEATGAKASWREVGAGEQTLANDYDYVCHGKVYRFEEAATQGNMAVFVSFGGLLLYLEGPYKKLAPLRIDYVYLLLKK; translated from the exons ATGTCGGATCCGCTCCTTTTCGATGATACCTTCACGATCACTGCGATCAATTCGCAAAAATATGATCGCGTTTCTCGTCTGTCCTGCACCTCTTCCGATTCCGTGACCACATTTACTCTCGATATCAACAGTGAGCTGTACCCCTGCGCGGTTGGCGAGTCGGTTTCCATGGCACTTGCTTCAACACTTTCCCTGGATGGCAAGGAGGCTACAGGGGCGAAGGCCAGCTGGAGAGAAGTAGGAGCCGGTGAGCAGACTTTGGCGAATGACTATGACTATGTCTGCCACGGCAAGGTCTATCGGTTCGAGGAGGCAGCGACCCAGGGCAACAT GGCTGTTTTTGTCTCCTTTGGCGGACTGCTGCTTTACCTCGAAGGGCCCTACAAGAAGCTGGCTCCTCTCCGCATCGATTACGTGTATCTGCTCCTGAAGAAATAA
- a CDS encoding thiamine pyrophosphokinase-related protein: MGKSYLELVNECDKFPYYENDPTLYAAHLKNFHAFKVSGCDAVLGYILNSVVEKFYWPEDCWSVDSTDRTVTLVTPPNATADQRSQLVAETLREVVKRGTFDILKGWRNELYPVYGPGGEFLLEMERSASPLFGIVSYGVHCTCYVEDEHGLRIWVPRRSRTKQTYPGMLDNSVAGGMSTKENPFECLVREAMEEASLPEDVVRQNARSVGCVTYVYVRGARAGGETDLLQPEVEYVYDIKLNADVIPRPCDSEVEEFNLYTIEETKKALANGEFKPNCAVVLIDFFIRHGILTPENEPDYLEIVARIHRRLEYPTVSHAGR, translated from the exons ATGGGAAAGTCCTATCTCGAATTGGTCAACGAATGCGACAA ATTCCCCTACTACGAGAATGATCCGACACTCTATGCAGCCCACTTGAAGAATTTCCACGCCTTCAAAGTAAGCGGGTGTGATGCTGTGCTCGGGTACATCCTCAATTCGGTGGTGGAAAAGTTCTACTGGCCGGAGGATTGCTGGTCGGTTGACTCTACAGATCGAACAGTCACACTCGTTACCCCTCCTAATGCGACAGCCGACCAGCGGAGCCAACTGGTCGCAGAAACCCTCCGGGAAGTAGTCAAGAGGGGAACCTTTGACATATTGAAAGGATGGCGCAACGAGCTCTACCCTGTTTACGGCCCAGGCGGAGAGTTCCTGTTGGAAATGGAACGAAGCGCAAGTCCACTCTTCGGCATCGTTTCATATGGTGTTCACTGCACTTGCTACGTTGAAGACGAGCATGGACTACGCATCTGGGTCCCGAGGCGGTCCCGGACGAAGCAAACGTACCCTGGAATGCTGGACAACTCCGTGGCGGGCGGAATGAGCACCAAAGAGAATCCGTTTGAGTGTTTGGTCCGCGAGGCGATGGAAGAGGCGTCTCTTCCCGAGGATGTGGTCAGGCAAAACGCCCGCTCCGTTGGATGTGTCACGTATGTCTATGTTCGAGGAGCGCGGGCTGGAGGCGAAACCGACCTGCTGCAGCCTGAGGTTGAATACGTTTACGATATCAAGCTCAACGCTGACGTTATTCCGAGACCCTGCGATTCAGAGGTCGAGGAGTTCAACCTATACACTATcgaggagaccaagaaggCACTGGCAAATGGCGAATTCAAGCCCAATTGCGCTGTTGTATTGATcgatttcttcatcagacaTGGGATCCTGACACCCGAAAATGAGCCCGATTACCTGGAGATTGTCGCAAGGATTCACCGCCGCCTGGAGTACCCAACAGTGTCGCACGCCGGGAGGTAG
- a CDS encoding OPI10 family protein: MFSVIVPGRPCLTDIVAVDAQPNGQATKFAFTFPLNPPFTEIVVFFLPGTVLPQDTAAAIYIQLPESTPSPNGPPFRFIGALANEKPSAVFKVQGGSSPTPPRRSEAEEQDEMLDESTGAAAGGAPANGMVTLGISIEPVQTVAPQVAALEAETAPSGTSTDLVRQSPEQRQQKGITTKVLAQRIIGNAFNFLASFASSDPNNKGQEVVSLKSFQDWWAKFERRVDMDPTFLEREDPGASG, from the coding sequence ATGTTTTCCGTCATTGTCCCCGGCCGGCCCTGCCTCACAGACATTGTCGCGGTAGATGCACAGCCCAACGGCCAGGCCACGAAATTCGCCTTCACTTTCCCCCTCAACCCTCCCTTCACAGAAATCGTCGTATTCTTCTTGCCGGGCACGGTCCTCCCGCAAGACACCGCCGCAGCAATCTACATCCAATTACCCGAATCCACCCCTTCACCCAATGGCCCACCGTTCCGGTTCATTGGCGCATTAGCCAACGAGAAACCTTCCGCAGTCTTCAAAGTCCAAGGCGGCTCCTCACCAACACCGCCCCGCCGCTCAGAAGCCGAAGAGCAGGATGAGATGCTAGATGAAAGCACCGGTGCTGCCGCTGGTGGTGCGCCAGCAAACGGCATGGTAACGCTGGGTATTTCGATCGAGCCGGTCCAGACTGTTGCACCGCAGGTAGCGGCGCTCGAAGCAGAGACCGCACCCTCGGGGACGTCGACGGATCTTGTGCGTCAGTCGCCggagcagcggcagcagaaGGGTATTACAACGAAGGTCCTGGCGCAGCGCATTATTGGCAATGCGTTTAATTTCCTGGCGAGCTTTGCGTCTTCTGACCCCAATAATAAGGGTCAGGAGGTTGTGTCATTGAAAAGCTTTCAGGATTGGTGGGCGAAGTTTGAGCGAAGGGTAGATATGGATCCAACCTTTTTGGAGCGTGAGGATCCTGGAGCTAGTGGGTGA
- a CDS encoding elongator complex protein 4, with amino-acid sequence MSFRKRNIGLSGTVDRTPIANTSAQAPQATTTTESHPGIRPSPDDGRPTTSTGTRSLDNLLAGHGGLPIGKILLIEENGTTDFAGALLRYYAAEGVVQDQKVHVIGMPEQWGRSLPGLIGPADMLDEKSDKKKSERMKIAWRYERLGEFGAGVAGSRAPAVSGEQSPTAADMNKQEAFCHAFDLTKRLTHPSISNLTYIPLTPSNEPLFISIYKRLQTAIASSHPSTVHRVVIPSLLNPTIYPSEVSQPDHVLPFLHALRALMNTQGHRITAMITVPLSLFPRSSGLVRWMEIISDGVIELCPFPHSADALATSGAATSQEEPPQGMLKTHKLPVLHERGGGSDQNVGQDWAFTLSRRRFEIKPFSLPPAEGDKEAQDAAGPGGMPKKADLEF; translated from the exons ATGTCCTTTCGCAAGCGCAATATAGGCTTGTCGGGAACCGTCGATCGCACGCCTATTGCCAATACGTCTGCGCAGGCGCCGCAAGCCACCACTACTACAGAATCGCATCCTGGTATCCGTCCCTCCCCCGACGATGGGCGACCAACTACTTCAACAGGCACACGATCGCTCGATAACCTTCTGGCGGGACACGGAGGGCTTCCTATTGGGAAAATACTTCTAATTGAAGAGAATGGGACTACAGATTTTGCGGGTGCACTGCTACGATATTATGCTGCTGAAGGTGTGGTGCAAGACCAAAAGGTTCACGTCATTGGAATGCCGGAACAATGGGGTAGAAGTCTCCCAGGCTTAATAGGTCCCGCAGACATGCTGGACGAGAAATCCGATAAGAAAAAGAGCGAGCGCATGAAGATTGCTTGGCGGTATGAGCGTTTGGGAGAATTCGGTGCTGGAGTCGCAGGATCACGAG CTCCTGCTGTTTCAGGAGAACAAAGCCCAACAGCTGCTGATATGAACAAGCAAGAGGCGTTCTGTCACGCCTTTGATCTCACAAAGCGTCTCACCCACCCTTCCATATCGAACTTGACATATATACCCCTCACGCCGTCGAATGAACCCTTGTTCATCTCGATTTACAAACGTCTTCAGACGGCAATTGCTTCGAGTCACCCCAGCACAGTCCATCGTGTCGTCATTCCATCCTTACTCAACCCTACGATATATCCATCCGAAGTCAGCCAGCCAGACCATGTTCTGCCCTTTCTCCATGCATTGAGGGCATTGATGAATACCCAGGGTCACCGCATCACGGCAATGATCACAGTCCCTTTGTCTCTCTTCCCGCGCTCGTCAGGACTGGTGCGATGGATGGAGATAATCAGCGACGGAGTCATTGAACTTTGTCCTTTCCCCCATTCGGCCGATGCCCTCGCAACATCTGGGGCTGCGACATCACAGGAGGAGCCACCACAAGGCATGCTCAAGACTCATAAGTTGCCAGTGCTTCACGAGCGTGGCGGGGGAAGTGATCAGAACGTAGGACAAGACTGGGCCTTTACCCTTAGCAGACGAAGGTTTGAAATCAAGCCTTTTAGCCTACCACCTGCTGAAGGAGACAAAGAGGCGCAAGATGCAGCGGGACCCGGCGGGATGCCGAAGAAAGCGGACCTTGAGTTCTGA
- a CDS encoding tRNA splicing endonuclease subunit SEN34 gives MDTQPSLPIPISYISGSYYLFSIDAVTYLRREHHICGVLIGTLPQIPQQNVFLGLPLELMPEEARLLVEKGVACIVDEVNFQQDGMKSIMEADRQRYLQDIENQGLQAMQLQNSRKEQRREEVLKNLDEKKAAKAKRAATKQVSADGVQDMPGSEFFAGDDKQTDSTQTSRRASIAIQPQNAMGITPATSEDLLPSDLPATQLLPLPEVPSSYPLFAHLHAEGYYLSPGLRFGCQYLAYPGDPLRFHSHFLVVSAEWDEEIDLMDIIVGGRLGTGVKKGFLLGGAEEKDGDSSNEAGSNVRTFSIEWAGM, from the coding sequence ATGGATACTCAGCCTTCCCTCCCTATTCCGATCTCGTATATCTCGGGTAGTTACTATCTTTTCTCAATTGATGCTGTCACGTATTTGAGACGCGAACATCACATCTGTGGTGTCTTGATCGGTACACTGCCACAAATCCCGCAACAAAATGTCTTCCTGGGCTTGCCGCTAGAGCTGATGCCTGAAGAGGCCAGGCTTCTGGTGGAGAAAGGTGTAGCTTGCATTGTAGACGAGGTAAATTTCCAGCAGGATGGAATGAAATCTATCATGGAGGCAGACCGGCAGAGGTACCTGCAAGATATAGAAAACCAGGGTCTCCAAGCAATGCAACTTCAAAATAGCCGAAAGGAGcagagaagggaggaagtGTTGAAGAATctagatgagaagaaggcagccaaggcaaAGAGAGCTGCTACAAAACAGGTCTCCGCAGACGGCGTGCAAGACATGCCAGGCTCTGAGTTCTTTGCGGGTGACGATAAACAAACGGATTCCACCCAGACATCACGCCGAGCCTCAATTGCAATCCAACCACAAAACGCCATGGGGATCACTCCCGCTACATCCGAGGATCTTCTACCTTCTGATCTGCCTGCTACGCAGCTTCTACCACTTCCAGAAGTGCCCTCATCGTACCCCTTGTTTGCCCATCTACACGCGGAGGGCTATTATCTGTCACCAGGTCTCCGATTCGGCTGCCAGTACCTTGCATATCCTGGTGATCCTCTGCGATTCCATTCTCACTTTTTGGTTGTGTCCGCCGAATGGGATGAGGAGATTGATCTGATGGATATCATCGTCGGTGGGCGACTAGGGACTGGTGTCAAGAAGGGCTTTCTGTTAGGAGGAGCTGAGGAAAAGGATGGAGACTCGAGCAACGAAGCAGGGAGTAACGTGCGGACCTTCAGCATTGAATGGGCGGGAATGTGA
- a CDS encoding putative oxidoreductase, 2OG-Fe(II) oxygenase family — protein MIDDTNDFPGLPPFPSDIPTAPLLRLSLQKLLAREAYEVQRLVQACEDLGFFYLDLGGCEEGRGLLNGADKLFQTGENLLNLSLEEKLQYDFSSLNSYHGYKAQGAAVVDRQGNLDRNEFYNVSKNDILGMTPQLPAPAILHQARPTLESFIRASHSIVTLILILLNDSLGLPPATLPNLHRLNALSGDQVRFIKSPPQPADDRRTALGEHTDFGSITILFNRLGGLQVFPPGADAQWVYVRPLPGHAIVNLGDAMVKFTNGLFRSNIHRVVAPPGQQADWTRYSLVYFSRPEDDVLLKRLEGSDRIPELKEGDVEEEVNSKDWIIRRALGKRVDLGEVDFEKSAGTEQLSRRTKV, from the exons ATGATTGACGACACGAACGATTTCCCCGGGCTGCCACCTTTCCCAAGTGATATACCAACCGCTCCCCTGCTCCGTCTATCtctccagaagctgcttGCGCGTGAGGCGTACGAGGTCCAGAGGCTGGTGCAAGCATGCGAAGACCTAGGATTCTTCTACCTCGATCTGGGAGGCTGCGAAGAGGGCCGTGGCCTCCTCAATGGTGCAGACAAGCTGTTCCAAACAGGCGAGAACCTACTGAATCTTagcctggaggagaaacTCCAATATGACTTTAGCAGCCTTAACTCCTACCACGGTTATAAAGCACAGGGTGCAGCGGTCGTCGATCGTCAAGGGAATCTTGACCGGAACGAGTTTTACAAT GTCTCAAAGAACGACATCCTAGGCATGACCCCACAGCTACCAGCCCCAGCAATCCTCCATCAAGCTCGTCCAACTCTCGAATCATTCATCCGCGCCTCCCACTCAATTGTCACGCtgatcctcatcctcctAAACGACAGTCTAGGCCTCCCGCCGGCGACTCTACCAAATCTCCACCGTCTCAACGCCCTCAGCGGCGACCAAGTCCGCTTCATCAAATCGCCACCCCAGCCGGCGGACGACAGACGCACCGCCTTAGGAGAACACACCGACTTCGGCAGCATCACGATCCTCTTCAACCGGCTCGGCGGGCTGCAAGTTTTTCCACCCGGTGCAGACGCGCAATGGGTCTACGTGCGGCCTCTCCCTGGGCACGCGATCGTCAACCTGGGCGACGCAATGGTCAAGTTCACAAATGGGCTGTTCCGCTCGAACATCCACCGTGTGGTGGCGCCGCCGGGCCAGCAGGCTGATTGGACCCGGTATAGTCTTGTCTACTTCTCGCGGCCAGAGGATGATGTACTTCTCAAGCGGTTGGAAGGGTCGGATCGGATTCCGGAGCTGAAAGAAGGggatgtcgaggaagaagttAATAGCAAGGATTGGATTATCCGGCGTGCGTTGGGGAAGAGGGTCGATTTGGGGGAGGTTGACTTTGAGAAGTCAGCAGGGACGGAGCAGTTGAGTCGGAGGACCAAGGTGTAA
- a CDS encoding RNase P/RNase MRP complex subunit yields the protein MTTPKPHIARELLARAHSPDTAEQLFTERVKQKPLYLRPTSPTPADNRERRRMHRVRKKEYFLRKQKPKPLSAREKRISGLYDLPKEECKYSIFQELHKLWVGYMQEILDLRVRKVPITPQSHGSKLVTADFHGAEVEVVRSRCPGRVGVKGIVARDTKFTFMIVTKKDEVKTIPKEQTIFRFTVPLPSADDEDTAMSYGDTAKKALTFELHGSQFENRPVDRANKKFKWRNVDYI from the exons ATGACCACACCGAAGCCTCACATAGCTCGCGAGCTTCTTGCACGCGCCCACTCACCAGACACAGCAGAACAGCTATTCACAGAGCGGGTCAAACAAAAACCCCTCTACCTCAGACCGACCTCCCCCACACCTGCGGACAACCGAGAAAGACGTCGCATGCACCGTGTCCGCAAAAAGGAATACTTCTTGCGCAAACAGAAACCAAAGCCCCTCTCCGCGCGCGAAAAGCGCATCTCGGGCCTCTACGATCTTCCCAAAGAGGAATGCAAATATTCCATCTTTCAGGAGCTTCACAAATTATGGGTTGGCTATATGCAAGAGATCTTGGACCTACGAGTTCGAAAGGTTCCCATCACGCCACAGTCGCATGGGAGCAAGCTGGTTACTGCAGATTTTCATGGTGCTGAGGTGGAGGTTGTTCGGAGTCGGTGCCCAGGGAGGGTAGGTGTGAAGGGAATCGTGGCGAGGGACACAAAGTTCACATTTATGATTGTCACAAAGAAGGATGAGGTAAAGA CTATACCCAAAGAGCAGAccatcttccgcttcactGTCCCTTTGCCGTCggcagatgatgaggacaCCGCCATGTCGTATGGTGATACGGCCAAGAAGGCACTTACGTTTGAGCTACACGGTAGCCAATTCGAGAATCGCCCAGTCGATCGGGCCAACAAGAAATTCAAATGGCGAAATGTGGACTACATCTAG
- a CDS encoding Zn(II)2Cys6 transcription factor — protein sequence MASVGNTAFPQSKRDISTDPVSREGNAISDTIDSNTADHELLADQAPQDDAPDTSLFEESEVPTSTNSPASTPRVLSKRRKRIVGGKPKRVRTGCLTCRERHLKCDETSHRCQNCRKSGRICRRGVRLNFIDTQTVAPPHCIPRPPGASVSFRDESRVIASEYVGGAERYPPPGMEPPLELALPSEYPSQTSPPIPLSSMDSMSSLFGITQDSLPGQSGNFTGNALSADYSVLPDQSASYAPFKSAKVGVKDSSDRVYLNDPDDILLLRVFVEEVGLWMDSMAAVKHFTEILPFHALEEPMLLKAFMACGARHLNLVNPAYGEEKATYFHDIASRDLLHSLQDPDRDSALCATTAVVLNVYELMSSRSVLDMNHIAGARALIKECHWDARSPGLGGACFWLNVGMELLICMRYNWALAWDPDTWGVKMPMNPAEPSIAGNEEMWTHRMVYICAKIANFRSSVSHSEISNSSPNNFQDEWNTYNDWCDQWAKAAPRSMMPVGYLHPWQTRSKSQFPEIWLIKRSAIVARLFYHVSRLMLARLRLSQSEFSPEMEHMQQLHAHDICGIVAHIKDRGLAGLSIQFLAVAAECLVTKEAQEEVIKLLDRIVKETGWRADHIRNDLQQTWGWQIPHQQEVPSVSTETISLFDGHNPLHTSDTADLRCPPGAINPIMAYADFSMENHPYQEYYVAPHHPIHEFSYDMF from the exons ATGGCTTCTGTCGGCAACACTGCCTTTCCACAATCGAAGCGGGATATCTCGACTGACCCAGTCTCTCGGGAGGGGAATGCGATCAGTGATACCATCGACTCAAACACCGCTGACCATGAACTACTGGCCGACCAAGCGCCCCAAGACGATGCGCCGGATACCAGCCTTTTCGAGGAGAGTGAGGTGCCAACATCGACGAATTCGCCGGCGAGCACACCCCGTGTATTGAGCaaaagacggaaaagaaTCGTCGGCGGCAAACCCAAGCGCGTCCGGACGGGCTGCCTCACATGTCGCGAGCGCCATCTGAAATGCGACGAGACTTCCCACCGGTGCCAGAACTGTCGCAAATCTGGGAGAATATGCAGACGTGGCGTTCGGTTGAATTTCATTGATACACAGACTGTGGCACCTCCACACTGTattcctcgtcctcctggAGCATCCGTCAGTTTTCGGGATGAGTCCAGAGTTATCGCCTCGGAGTATGTGGGCGGAGCCGAGAGATATCCCCCTCCGGGAATGGAGCCTCCTTTGGAATTGGCCTTGCCGTCAGAGTATCCTTCTCAGACAAGCCCCCCGATACCTCTTTCTTCGATGGACAGCATGTCTTCCCTTTTTGGAATCACTCAAGATTCGCTGCCTGGCCAAAGCGGTAACTTCACCGGCAATGCGCTCTCAGCGGATTATTCCGTCTTGCCCGATCAGAGTGCTTCATACGCCCCATTCAAGTCAGCAAAAGTTGGAGTAAAGGACTCAAGTGACCGTGTATATCTCAACGACCCCGACGACATCTTGCTGTTGCGGgtcttcgtcgaggaggTGGGTCTATGGATGGATTCTATGGCTGCAGTCAAGCAT TTTACTGAAATACTGCCATTTCACGCATTGGAGGAGCCCATGCTTCTGAAAGCGTTTATGGCATGCGGCGCTCGACATCTGAATCTCGTCAATCCTGCATATGGCGAAGAGAAGGCGACGTACTTTCATGACATAGCTTCCCGAGACCTACTCCACTCCTTGCAAGATCCGGATCGTGACTCTGCACTGTGTGCTACAACCGCTGTCGTTCTCAATGTGTACGAATTAATGAGCTCCCGCTCGGTTCTAGACATGAATCATATTGCAGGGGCAAGAGCACTCATTAAGGAATGTCACTGGGATGCAAGATCTCCAGGCTTGGGCGGTGCTTGCTTTTGGCTCAATGTTGGCATGGAGCTGCTCATTTGTATGCGCTACAATTGGGCTTTGGCCTGGGATCCTGATACCTGGGGTGTAAAGATGCCAATGAACCCAGCGGAACCCAGCATCGCGGGCAACGAAGAAATGTGGACCCATCGCATGGTTTATATTTGTGCCAAGATCGCAAATTTCCGGTCCTCTGTATCTCATTCTGAGATCTCGAATAGTTCGCCAAATAACTTCCAGGACGAGTGGAATACATACAACGATTGGTGTGATCAGTGGGCGAAAGCCGCACCACGGTCCATGATGCCTGTCGGCTATCTTCATCCGTGGCAAACCAGGTCCAAATCACAATTCCCTGAGATCTG GTTGATCAAGCGATCCGCTATCGTCGCTCGATTATTCTACCATGTGTCACggttgatgctggccagACTTCGTCTCTCGCAGTCTGAATTCAGCCCAGAAATGGAGCATATGCAGCAGCTTCATGCGCACGATATCTGTGGCATTGTAGCTCACATCAAAGATCG CGGCCTTGCTGGCTTGTCCATTCAATTTCTAGCTGTTGCAGCGGAATGTCTGGTGACGAAGGAGGCTCAGGAAGAAGTGATAAAGCTTCTTGACAGGATTGTCAAGGAGACTGGGTGGCGCGCTGATCATATCCGGAATGATCTCCAGCAAACCTGGGGATGGCAAATCcctcatcaacaagaagTCCCATCTGTTTCCACCGAGACCATCTCACTTTTTGATGGTCACAACCCTTTGCATACGTCCGATACGGCCGACTTACGATGCCCACCTGGTGCCATCAATCCGATCATGGCTTATGCCGATTTTTCAATGGAGAATCATCCTTACCAGGAATACTATGTTGCGCCTCATCATCC
- a CDS encoding type 1 glutamine amidotransferase codes for MPSPLRIAVLECDAPPADSNARYGGYHGVFSLLLKESARALGQPDRLDPETGLDISRWDVVYAQEYPRLEDVDAILLTGSKYNSFDDDPWILKLVEYTKQAIDDQRIIGRALGAKVGRNDAGWEIAVCDVDLTEQGKKLFGKDKLQIQQMHRDIVFDYPPNVVPLGSSPRCAVQGMYRPGHFITVQGHPEFKQDIVSEIVKLRMSMGAFSKEQGEDALARAGKDHDGIAIGVAFLKFLLGDIQ; via the exons ATGCCTTCACCACTACGAATCGCCGTCCTCGAATGCGACGCCCCGCCAGCAGATTCAAATGCAAGATACGGCGGTTATCATGGTGTCTTCTCGCTGCTCCTCAAAGAAAGCGCGAGAGCACTTGGGCAGCCAGACAGGTTGGACCCTGAAACGGGCCTCGATATTTCTCGCTGGGATGTGGTATACGCGCAAGAGTACCCCAGGTTagaggatgtcgatgcaATCCTCTTGACCGGATCTA AGTACAACTCTTTTGACGACGACCCTTGGATTCTGAAATTGGTCGAATATACAAAACAGGCTATAGACGATCAGCGT ATCATCGGACGCGCGCTCGGAGCCAAGGTTGGCCGAAATGACGCGGGATGGGAGATTGCGGTATGCGACGTGGATCTGACGGAGCAGGGAAAGAAGTTGTTTGGAAAGGATAAGCTG CAAATTCAACAAATGCATCGAGACATCGTATTCGACTACCCACCGAACGTCGTTCCACTTGGATCTTCCCCTCGCTGCGCCGTACAGGGGATGTATAGGCCGGGGCATTTCATCACTGTTCAGGGCCACCCGGAATTCAAACAAGATATTGTGTCGGAGATTGTCAAGTTACGGATGTCAATGGGTGCCTTCTCCAAAGAACAAGGCGAGGATGCACTGGCTCGAGCAGGGAAGGATCATGATGGCATTGCTATTGGCGTTGCTTTCCTGAAGTTTTTGCTGGGAGACATTCAATAG